A stretch of DNA from Lotus japonicus ecotype B-129 chromosome 4, LjGifu_v1.2:
CAGtgtgatgatggtggtgcttGATTTGGGGTTTTAGGGTTTCTTTATCTTGTTTCTCCAAAACCTCATAGCCCCAAATTCATCACACTACAAAACTAGGTACAAAGCTATGCCGTTGAGGAACAATAACAGTGATGGGGCGATTGTTAAAAAGATAGAAACTTTGAATTGTTGGGTCTGAATTCCTCAACGGCATGAGTGAAATTGCTGGGTCATTGTTCTTCTGATGGAATTCTATATTTGGAACAAAGGTGCTTCATGCCTTTTATGTTTGTCTTTTCTTTCTAAGGttgggttaatttttttttttatattagttttttttctaattcttttttatgaaattagtttattatttcattttaaaatgtCAAATATAATTAATGGTTTTTATACTTCAAATTGCATATAGATATCAATTAaagcaaaattaattaaattgaataTAGATGATAAGTACCCTCCATTTATCATGTGCGTGCTCTACTGGTGGAGTTACGAGGAACATTTATGGATCCTCACTCTTCATGTTTGCTTTTCAATTGGGTGATGAAGGTGTTCCATTAGCAGAGATTGTGGCCATAAAACAAGGCATCTCTCCTCGTTGTAGAAAGATTTCTGGAAGGCTGAGTATGAGTCAAATTGTTTTAAGGTTGTTCACATCCTTCGTAATGATCGTAATGATGATGTAGATGTGGTTCCCGATTATAGTGCAAATATAGTTGTGATCCTTCCGCTTTAACACCTAGATTGAAATGATTTATTGATTAATGCATTTAGAAGTTACAACATAGTGACAGATAAATTGGTAAAGTTGGCTTATGGGCAACAACatccatttttatttttggagaCTCATCCTGCTATTGTGCTTATTATTTTCACTTCTAATAAAAGAGTTTAGATGACTTGTTTCTGTCACTATCTTTAtatgttttctttaaaaaaaaatagaaaactgattacagattgaaaatgttttctagaaTCATAGAAATTTTTGTCTGTTAATATAATTTAGTTTAGAAAGTATCTATAAGGATACTCCAGTTAAAAAAATTTGGTATACCAGAATTAGTAAAATACATTATTATCTTCTGTATTACTCCAAAATCAAGTTTGAAAAACGCTCATGAGACGTCTTTACAAAAGAGGCACAAATCACGCTCTTTTAGAAAGAACATTTGTGAATATTGAAAAGAGTCTAGATTTATATACGTCAAATCAGTAATAACATTTTGAAATACATTCTTTAATTTCTATCTTTATTTTTAACGTATTGTATATCACAtttatcttttatttctatcatttttCAATCTCAACACTTATGATGGATGTGTACAAATCATTTTCTTGAGAAAGTTCCGAAAGAAAAACGTTGCTTTCACCGATTGAGGTTATTGTCTATTTATATAGCAGTATATCAGACCTCGTATGTTTTGTCTTTTCTGCCTGACATTGAGTTGAGCCTCTTCCTACTAGTATCTTCGTTTTTTTCTATGAAATTAGTTTACTAGAAGTTTGATTGTCCTTTTTATTGTTCATTATGTGTGTTTAAGTtatttttatgaagaaaaaaatgtatTGAGATGtgctatttttttgtttaatagCTCGTTATTTGATACAATATTATTAACTCCTCAATTCTGaaataaaattcaaacataTAATACAAtgcatatatatacatatatatgtgagtagcttcttaACTTCTACCAAAGTTGAACATTTGAAGCAAACATATATGAATTTTATAGGATAATATTATGAAATTCAACATTGAAATCTCATAAATAGCTAAATTTGGTGCTTTCATCCCTTACTTCTTGAAGCTAGaatcaataataaaaaaaatcgtTCAAGcataaaaatattgtttttaacAATAGAAATCAATTCTGAATTTTATAAATAGGTATCCACGCTAATTGatcgcttataaaaaaaaaaaaaaccaagccAATCAATTCTGGTTCTTCAAAAATTTCACAACAGGAAAATTTATCCGTTTCCAAACATATACTAACTGCTAGATTTAATCTGTCGGTATTATATGGCTAAGTAATACTGTATCAGTTCACCAAAGTCAAGTAATTACAAGGAATATAAATGCAAGTAAAAAAGTTCAAATGACATTTATTAATTAACTACTGTATTTAAATATGCTAATGACAAATTGACAATGAAGTGATAATATTTTAGTCTAGATAGGACATCATTATGTTTGTTTGATACTTGAATTAATAGTCCCCACAACACAGACCACACCCCCACTTTGGCATTAACGTCAGATTTGTTTACTTTTTGGTTTAGGATTGAAATAAATTATTAGTAACACTTCCACAACATGATCTCTTCGCAGTGCCTAAAGGACAGAGTGAATGTATCCCCGAAATACACCATCGTTCACCCCAAAGTGAAAACACATTGTTGATTCCATTGATAAGGATAAaccattttttttgtttggttttcacTTTCAGTACGGTAAGATTGTTGTATTAGTAAACGGTATGTATCCATATTTCTTTATTAAGTATCAAGTTCAGGGTTCAAACCATGGACAGTGCGTAGGGAGTGAGAGGTTTACACATTTAATGTGATTTTCTAACCTCAATGATTAGTCTCACAACTGCTGGATGTGAGATACCTTGGAAAATCAAAAAATGTATAAGTATCTCTCCAAAGAACTTATGGTCTTAACGACGAGTCATGATCTGCGATGATGACCGAAGTCGAGCTCACtcaaattttaattgaaataaaaaattcaaaacgaCAACAAAACATGGTTTTgtaagatttttttattttggaaaaatcctGTGAATGATTATAATTGATTGAACAATAAGAACAGGCGCACATACAAAAATCCCACGACACCCAACCGATATACATATTTGCGGCGGTTTTGCGATGTAAAGTAACATTTGGTTTTCCGTTAATAATCAGGtttaactaattaattaatattgaataCAATAAGGCTTTcagtttatttttttcttttctttttcatcttgtTTTAATTtgctttattataatttatacgACTTTTTTTAATTGCCCTACCAATTTGatgtgaatgaaaataaagaatcTTATGTGGATTGCATGTAAAATCTATACAATTACATGCCCACATAACATACTCATCCTGATTCAGGGGACATATTACTTACTTCAGAGTGTAGAGAATATGCAAATTAAAGCGATACTCAAGTTAAACCCCAAGTCATTCCTAACTTCACTATTGAGCATGAAATCCCCTGCTTATGCaacaataatatataaaaaagtgGTTGCATAAATGTCAGAACAATACAACAATCATTATCCATCAAGAAGAAAGCATGGCACACAAACACAATGCATTAATATTgtctgattctgatgatgaaatTTCCAAAACACAAGCCACGATCTTAACTCGTGACAAGCCAATACATGAAATTCTTGGAGGAGGAAAAGGTACCATTACTTCAGCTTGGTTACTTCCTGtgcattttattttatgaaattcATTTGGATAATGGATAGCCCCACAAACAAAAATAGTAGTATTAGTAGGGAAGTGAAGATTATGAAATTAGAATAGGCTACAACTAATGTGCCTTTAATTTGATTTCTTATTGGAGaacctcaaaatcaattttgatagAGTAAATTAATTTTGAACGATTATATAATtgttagggagttgttttaaAGAACTAATTTCAGCCACAGGATCAATTCTGCTAAAAGTTAGAAAAAATAGTTTTAATCAATTGTAAGGTTTTACAACATGATTTATAATATAGCcctacaaaaatatttttttattcataaatgTATACTCACTTTTTTCATGTTGCCCCAATgaattgattatgataatttGGTTAATAATTTTGCAGTGGCAGATGTGTTATTATGGAGGGACAGAAATGTATCAGCTGCACTTTTGCTTGGGATGACAGCAATATGGTTTCTATTTGAGGTTGCTGAGTACAATCTTGTGACCCTTCTTTGTCACTTTGCAATCACATCAATGCTTGCACTCTACCTGTGGTCAATAGCTGCAGATATCTTGAAACGGTACCCATTTTAAGTTCCTATGTTTGAATCAGCTGAATCAATTCCGACACATGAAAGTTACTCACAAaagtttcaaaattgatttcagCTTTAGAATCGATTATAGGAGAATTTCCTAACATGTTATATATCTTATCTGTTTCAAAAAGTCATTAAATATAAGCACTTAAAAATCAAGTGGTCTGATAAATATATCTTCAGGGATGGTCCCCAGTTCCTGGAAAATATTTTACAGGAATCTTTGTTCCAAGATCTTGGTTTCATCTTGCACAGAAGATTGAACCAGATATTAAGATTGCTTCTCCACATTTCAAGTGGAACAGATCTACCTACCTTTCTTCTGGTAATTAACACTAACATTGATTGTACTTCATTAAACTCTAGTTCTCAACCAATTAAAACTTAACATCTCatttgtaaaaatattttcagattGTTGTTTCCCTCTATGTATTGTCAGTGATTGGAACCTTCTTCAGCTTTGTCAATCTGCTATATATTGGTATTAAGAACTTTTTATACTTGTTGTTTCTCTTAATTTGTctatgatttgactttttttacTGACTAATAAGTACACTAAGTTGTCCTCTTTTCATTGACAAGGTTTTCTTTGTATTCAAACACTGCCAATTGTGTATGATCGACATGAGGAAGAAATTAACAATCTGTTTGGACATATCATAGTGGATCTGAGGAAAAAATATAGAAGGTTTAAGAAGACATATGTCAACAAAATTCCCAGAGGACCAGTGAAGGAAAAGAAGACCTCATAATTCTGATATGGATTCACTGATCTCTGACCTTAGTGTCAACTGTAAATTCTATGAAAAATGTCATGATCTATATATTAAGATTAATTCGTTACTGCTCGATGGTCATGTAGCGTGAAAAATGTGCAGTTGCTATGATATGTACATAGAGAGGGATGATCgatggtctttttttttttttttacttttcaatATGAAATCTATCAttttatctatttttcttttgcatTTCAAAGAACCAACAAACTATTTCCTAACCTTGTTGGATTCAATGTGGAATTTAACTCAAGTGAAGTGTTCATACTTATACCTTTCTTGATAAGTAGCTTTTGTGGGATGATAATGTGAAGAACCAataattcaaaaaatttaaGCTGTCcgttttcataaaagtattgaTATCATGTCaagaattaaatattttaaaatattaagttTTAGAATAAAAATCACatgaatatttttatattattatttctaactgTGATTCTGGCAAAATTAGAGGTGGATCCAAACATGGAGTAATATATGCACTTTAATATAATATTCTCAGTAATAATTACTTTATAATGAAAGTATCATACTAGTTGTGACATCCCTCAGTACATAATTAACCTATCCTTTTAACCTAGCCATGATTGCCAATTTTAGACTAGTTGAAAAGTGAGTCACAAGATTTGTCTGTGGGAATCCAAGGAACGGCTGCCACCAATTAAATATCTAGACATACCTGCAGGCCATGTTAGCTTCCACAATTTAAACTTCATTAGAAGAACAATTTCTACATGTCTAATCATCACAACTTCTATTTTCTAAAATGCATGTCTTTACATGGCCAAAAATCATTATCTGTGGAACATTCTACTACGGCAAACACCTTGAACACTAATATTTATGGGGATCGTAATTCGCCATAATTTTTTTCCATACTTACCACTTTGTGGCGATCTGAAACTGCCACAAAAGTGGATATCCAAACACTTACCGTAGTTCATGTATCTCTACTCTTAAATGACTATGATTAAAAATACAAACTAATCGTATATAGAAGAATTTGTTTGAGCTTATGTTATAACATAAACGTTTATATGCAGGTATTtgtaataaattatgtaaataGTTTATAATGGACATATGTTGTTTTTAGTTTGTTCATAAGTTGTTCAAATCAGGTAACGAATAAGAATTTAAACTTATGTATAACTTATTTTCAGCTGATTTCATTAAATTTCTCAAATTAACTCATTAATAAGCGATAAAGTGGTAAACGCTCAATGAATTAACTTGATTACCCAAACCCACAATTATTACTGTGAATATCTTTAATTTAGTAGTTCCTTACAAGTAAAGGGGATAATATAAAGTGGGAGAGCTTTGTTGTGCCAAGAACTGAGCTATGTGTGGAAAATGACAAATTATATATGATGATTCCCTTGCAAAAACTGGAACACATGAACCTAAGTTACCCTTCTCTCGTTTATCATGCTGATTTATCTAAACTAATGTACTAATACAACGTTAAGCAAAGAACATCAAACAAGTCAAGATGGCCGAGTTGGTCTAAGGCGCCAGTTTCAGGTACTGGTCCGAAAGGGCATGGGTTCAAATCCCATTCTTGACAAGAGTTTTGTTCTTTTTGCAACATTTATTAATCTCCATACAAAATATTACCTTTTTGCAACTATGCTCCATCAAAACAATATAAATCTTGGTCTATTCTTTAGGAACTAAAACCAAGCTTCATGGAGCTGCATCTTACTCACGCATCAAACTGTGAAATCTATCTTCAGCAACACTAGGCTTAACCTTACCAAACGTAACATCAGAATCAATGTCAGAAAACGAAGAATAGTCTGCAAAAATCCTATTCCTTGATCCATAACAAGCCCACTGCCACGCAATCCTCAGTGCTTTATGAAGGAATCTGCATGGTAGCTTGATGCAACAATAAACGGTGGCTAGTGGACAACAGACACATAGCAAACAACAACTACAAAGAAACTCAACCAATTTTTCTCTGCATCTCGAACCAGAACATGAACAAGGCTTGTCAGGTCTTGAAATCATGCAGTGATGCCTTTTGCCATTGAAAATTTTGAGTCTTCAAGACCCAGTTTGCTACCCATTTTACAGCATCAGCCACGACAACACCATCAAAAATTTGTTGTTTGCTTTCTGCAGTTAGCGTTGAGTCTTGCAATCGTTGTTGAGGAAGTTCACACGAGCATACCCTTTGATTATGCAGCAAGGGCTGTGTTAACATTTGCATGAAAATCTGGTGAATGGTTTTTGAGATGAAGTTCGATGTTTGCTTCGCAGTTCAACAGTACTAAGTTTTTAAAAGGGCATGTTTTTGTTTCCTGTTTCTTCAGTTTCTCACTTTTTATCATTAACGAATATATACTCAAACAAGCCAAGAATCCAATGCTTTGCAATTTCCATACGCTAGAAGCAAAACTGttattttgaaaatttaatttttccaCGTTCTTCTTACACGTTTAGTATCGGTATTCATTGTGCAATTCAATAAACTGATCAACTGAGCATGTGCTCAAGGAACAACGTCACATTGACAATCACTTATCTACATTAAATCATATTATTGGTGATGGTGAAGTAGCAAATACCCAAGCATGTCTAAAGGTTAGCTAGCATACAATATTAGCTCAAGGTGAAAATCTATCCTTGATGCCGAGCACTAAATAAGAAAGATATGACTAAAGGTCGGCCCAGTGGAGTCTCCTATCATTGTGGACGAGGATCAGATGTACGCAGCCTTACACCTTTATGCAGTGAGGTAGTTTCTGCAACTATGACTCATGATCCAACTCAATATAAAAGCCAACAATtcataaaagaaacaaaatctGGGAGCAATAACAAATTAAGGCAAGTGAATGTTCCAACATTCATACATCAGACCTGGAAACCTTAAGCAGGAATCTGATTAGATTCTCGTACTCTCATGGATTTAGCATGCAGTCTGGCCATGAAAGCTGGATTTGCTCGGAGTCTTTCTTTGGCATATGAAGTCCGGGCATTATCCACTAGTTTATTAGCTTTTCCAGCCTCCTcaatgagagagagaagagtCCTTAGACAATCCTTTCTGTTTTCTTCACGATGTTCATACCTTCACAATGTGAAAAATAAGATTTTAGATAAAAATGTAACTGCTTTCAGGATTTGAGGAAAAGCCCAAGAGACAAAAGGTTATATAATTGAATAATACATGAATGAACTTTTATGCATCTAGCAATATACCTCTCACTAGTTATTGTAAGCTCATCTCTCCCTGGATGATAACGTTTTCCAACCAATTCTCTGAGACGGCGAAATTGGTATTTTGAAAGTCCAAGCTCTTTCACCGTAACAGATAGTTTAACTTTCCTGTTCTTTGGATGCCATGCATCGCCACCGGGAGCAAATACTGCCCGGGTTACCCAGCGGAGAATTGGACCTTCACCTGGTGGGTCATCTGACTCTTTTTTCTTGTCTGGGACAGCAGTGTCATCCGACTGCGGGGCCTCCTCTTTCTCCATAATCTTCATGTACTCCATGACCATCTCATCCTCAAACTTCTTAAACTGTTCATAAGCTGCTTCAGGTTCAAGTTCCCCTCTTTCACACATGTCGCCTAGCTCATTAAATTTTATCTCCACCTTCTGTTTTATCTCATCTAGATAAGACATTACAAAGAGAATTCATCAGAATCAGCACAACGCGACTCAAATCACTATATTAAAGTCGTAAATTGTAATTGATGACTACACTTAAACTCAAACATGCATCGAGAATCATATCAAATGCACATAAAGCTCATGATCAGGGATTTTTTGCTGGAACGTGCAATAAATGCCAAGCAAAGGCCAGAATAAGATCTAGCATCACCTAAGATTAATATATGAAGTACACTAAATACTTAAATGACATCCTTCCACATTGAACTGGACCAATTACAATTAAATGAAAGTAAGAGTCAACTCAGAGCTAGGAAAAAATCTTATTGAATGTATTTATTATGGATTTAGCTCATGTAACATGAGAGATTCAAAGTGGTCGAAAATCAAGATATTGTAATCGACAAGGTCTAGCACAATTGATAGATACTTGAGCTCCTTAAGCATCTAGTTCAGGGTATGATCCCCGGGCAATGCATATGGAGAAGGATTTGTTGGGAGAGGCATGCCCACTTAAAGTGATCTCAGAGCCTCGGGGGATTAGTCTCACGGTTGCGGGTTGTACAGATACCTCggaaaaccaaaaaataaaaatcaaggcTTCAAAGTGGTCGAAAATCAAGATATTGTAATCGACAAGGTCTAGCACAATTGATAGATACTTGAGCTCCTTAAGCATCTAGTTCAGGGTATGATCCCCGGGCAATGCGTATGGAGAAGGATTTGTTGGGAGAGGCATGCCCACTTAAAGTGATCTCAGAGCCTCGGGGGATTAGTCTCACGGTTGCGGGTTGTACAGATACCTCggaaaaccaaaaaataaaaatcaaggcATTGTAGCCAATAGTTGGAAAATTGATAGTTTAAGATTCAATCATTCAAACAGCTTCATAAATTGTTATTGCAATGTGCATATACGATGTCAAGCCTTGAATTTCCATTCAATGGCAACAACTCCTTTCTTTACCCTCTAAATCATTTTAGAGATGCTAAATCCATCTATGACAACAATAATTTAAAGATATTAAGTAGTACTACTCCCTCATATTTTCCTCTAGCCTTAAATTACTACTGACTACACCAGGGGACATCATATCAATCGATCACAATAAAATACCAGGAACATCACAAAATTTTAGCAATGGAGGTGAAACCAATCAATGTTACATTTCCCCAATGCATTTAGTTTTCAGTTGACAATTACCATGACCAAATACACAAGAAAAAACTACTAGTAGAATGAAGAATGCTAGTTATTATTACCTGGGAGGAGCTTGTCCCAGCTGAGCATATCCTCAAGAATCTCCTCACACTCCTTGGTATCCTTAAGAAAACCATGGTTGACCCCATCCTGAACAATTTCATCCCACTTCTTGGGATCCATGTTGAAGTACTCATCATGAACCATCCTCTTCTGCACCACATCCCTAGCATTATACAGATCATCGATCTCCTCATCGGTCTGATGCGCCTCCTCGAAATCCTCCTCGAACTCCCTGTCACTGACATCATCCAGAGGCCCCATGCGGAGCTCATCCATCATCTCGTCATCAGTGTCATCATGCTTCCCCGATAACCTCCGTATCAGAATCGCCTCCTGTATCAACGGAAGAACCTCCTCGTCGCCCTTGAGGTATTGATCAATCATCTTTTTGAACTCTGCAAACACAAAATTCAAAACGCAGGATCGAATTTCATGAACAGGTTCATTTGAATCTCATCAAATCGTGGTGTGAAATGTGAAGAAGAGATCGAACCTTTGTTATCGACGTCCTTGATTTCTTCGGGTTCTTGAGGAACGGGGCTTTTGGGGGTTTCAT
This window harbors:
- the LOC130711929 gene encoding reticulon-like protein B9 — encoded protein: MAHKHNALILSDSDDEISKTQATILTRDKPIHEILGGGKVADVLLWRDRNVSAALLLGMTAIWFLFEVAEYNLVTLLCHFAITSMLALYLWSIAADILKRDGPQFLENILQESLFQDLGFILHRRLNQILRLLLHISSGTDLPTFLLIVVSLYVLSVIGTFFSFVNLLYIGFLCIQTLPIVYDRHEEEINNLFGHIIVDLRKKYRRFKKTYVNKIPRGPVKEKKTS
- the LOC130713598 gene encoding uncharacterized protein LOC130713598, with translation MRRTLLRNASLLYTRNLLLHSSSTTAATTTTTTVATSLAAVTNRFRPRLFSSDETPKSPVPQEPEEIKDVDNKEFKKMIDQYLKGDEEVLPLIQEAILIRRLSGKHDDTDDEMMDELRMGPLDDVSDREFEEDFEEAHQTDEEIDDLYNARDVVQKRMVHDEYFNMDPKKWDEIVQDGVNHGFLKDTKECEEILEDMLSWDKLLPDEIKQKVEIKFNELGDMCERGELEPEAAYEQFKKFEDEMVMEYMKIMEKEEAPQSDDTAVPDKKKESDDPPGEGPILRWVTRAVFAPGGDAWHPKNRKVKLSVTVKELGLSKYQFRRLRELVGKRYHPGRDELTITSERYEHREENRKDCLRTLLSLIEEAGKANKLVDNARTSYAKERLRANPAFMARLHAKSMRVRESNQIPA